Genomic window (Gammaproteobacteria bacterium):
GGTCATCGAGTTGATGATCGCTATCTGGCGCCGGAGGGCTGCGGGGTCCATCTGGCCAGCCAGCTTGTTGGCGGACATCCCGCCTGGCAGCGGTAGCTTGGCCAGCAGGCTTTCGATGCCGCCCATGCCCATCATTTGCTGAAGCTGGTCGCGCAGGTCGGCCAGGTCGAAGCCCTGTCCCTTGCCCACCTTGCGCGCGAGCCGTTCGGCCTCGGCCTTGTCCACTTTCTGGCCGAGGTCTTCGACCAGCCCGAGGACATCACCCATGCCCAGGATGCGTGTCGCCATGCGTTCCGGCACGAAGGGCTCTAGCGCCGGCAGCTTCTCCCCGGTGCCCACGAACTTGATGGGCTGGCCGGTGACAGCGCGTGCCGAGAGTGCGGCACCGCCGCGGGCATCGCCATCGGCCTTGGTGAGGATGATGCCCGTAACCGGCAAGGTCTCGGCAAAGGCGCGGGCGGCGTTGACCGCATCCTGCCCCGCCATGCTGTCGAGGACGAACAGCGTCTCAGCGGGGCTGGTCAATGCATGCAGTTCCCGCAGCTCCGCCAGCAACTCGTCATCCAGCCGCGTGCGGCCGGCCGTGTCGAGGATGAGCACATCCGCCTGCTCGCGTCTCGCAAGCTCCATGGCGCGCCTGGCGATGTCCGCCGGGCGTTCGCTGGGGCTCGACGGGGCACAGCTCACCCCTGCCTGC
Coding sequences:
- the ffh gene encoding signal recognition particle protein, which translates into the protein MFANLTDRLRQVVDHVRGRGRLTDENIQEAVREVRRALIEADVALPVVRDLIDRVQARAIGTEINRSLTPGQAFIAILQQEIASQLGTEPAAINLRHQPPVPILLVGLQGGGKTTSAGKLAVYLKERMGRRPMLVSLDTRRPAAMLQLERLAGQAGVSCAPSSPSERPADIARRAMELARREQADVLILDTAGRTRLDDELLAELRELHALTSPAETLFVLDSMAGQDAVNAARAFAETLPVTGIILTKADGDARGGAALSARAVTGQPIKFVGTGEKLPALEPFVPERMATRILGMGDVLGLVEDLGQKVDKAEAERLARKVGKGQGFDLADLRDQLQQMMGMGGIESLLAKLPLPGGMSANKLAGQMDPAALRRQIAIINSMTPTERRFPKSINGSRRQRIARGAGVGVPDVNRLLKQHEQMQKVMKRFSRGGLQKALRNMPGGPGRFTGH